In Sphingomonas panacisoli, one genomic interval encodes:
- a CDS encoding APC family permease → MDTVETRPFGFWMATALVVGGMIGSGIFLMPVGLAPFGWTAVAAWAISILGAVSLAFTMSRLAQAMPHASGAVAVTGAALGELPGVLVGWSYWVSVWSANAGIAIAATSYLGSFVPWIRATPLNGALTAVALIWLLTLLNLGGAKAAGRFQVVTTVLKLVPLLTVIVLAAGGLISGSASLPAGGLAVGGIASAITLTLFPLVGFEAAGVAAERVRDPARNVMRASMAGTAGTGLLYLLVSIAFLTLPATKLAASGAPFELLVSTFWSAGPALAIAAFAAIAAIGALNGWVLIQGEVPLGMARAGLLPGWFGKVSARDVPVRVLVVSSALASLLVLSNASASLGNVFVFVATLATCSTLWLYAALAVAAIKHRIAVPTAAVGLAFSIVAFVGAGEKAFAWSFALMATAIPLYLVRPKRGLAEQTAE, encoded by the coding sequence ATGGACACAGTCGAAACGCGCCCGTTTGGGTTCTGGATGGCGACGGCCTTGGTCGTCGGCGGGATGATCGGGTCGGGTATCTTTCTGATGCCGGTCGGGCTCGCGCCGTTCGGCTGGACCGCGGTCGCGGCGTGGGCGATCAGCATCCTCGGCGCCGTGTCGCTGGCTTTTACGATGTCGCGCCTTGCCCAGGCGATGCCCCACGCGAGCGGCGCGGTGGCGGTCACCGGCGCGGCACTCGGCGAATTGCCCGGGGTGCTGGTCGGATGGAGCTATTGGGTGTCGGTGTGGTCGGCCAATGCCGGCATCGCGATCGCCGCGACGAGCTATCTCGGATCGTTCGTGCCGTGGATCCGCGCCACACCGCTCAACGGCGCGCTCACCGCGGTCGCGCTGATCTGGCTGCTGACCTTGCTGAATCTCGGCGGCGCGAAGGCGGCGGGACGGTTCCAGGTGGTGACGACGGTTCTGAAGCTGGTGCCGCTGCTGACGGTGATAGTGCTCGCGGCTGGCGGGCTGATATCGGGCAGCGCTTCGCTCCCGGCCGGCGGATTAGCGGTCGGCGGCATCGCGAGCGCGATCACCCTGACGCTGTTTCCGCTGGTCGGGTTCGAAGCGGCGGGCGTCGCCGCCGAACGCGTGCGCGATCCGGCAAGGAACGTCATGCGCGCGTCGATGGCGGGGACGGCCGGCACCGGATTGCTGTACCTGCTCGTCAGCATTGCCTTCCTGACCCTGCCGGCGACGAAGCTCGCCGCGTCGGGCGCGCCGTTCGAACTGCTCGTCTCGACGTTCTGGAGTGCAGGGCCGGCGCTGGCGATCGCTGCGTTCGCGGCGATCGCCGCGATCGGCGCGCTTAACGGCTGGGTGCTGATCCAGGGCGAGGTGCCGCTCGGCATGGCGCGCGCGGGATTGCTGCCCGGGTGGTTCGGCAAGGTGTCGGCGCGCGACGTGCCGGTGCGCGTGCTGGTTGTGTCGTCGGCGCTGGCCAGCCTGCTTGTCCTGTCCAACGCCAGCGCGTCGCTCGGCAACGTATTCGTCTTCGTCGCGACGCTCGCCACCTGTTCGACGCTGTGGCTCTACGCGGCGCTCGCGGTCGCCGCGATCAAGCATCGTATCGCGGTGCCGACGGCGGCCGTCGGACTGGCCTTTTCGATCGTCGCGTTCGTCGGTGCGGGCGAGAAGGCGTTCGCGTGGAGCTTCGCGCTGATGGCGACGGCAATCCCGCTTTACCTGGTCCGGCCGAAGCGCGGGCTAGCCGAACAAACGGCCGAATAG
- a CDS encoding thiamine pyrophosphate-binding protein, which translates to MTQRTAARILVDQLVAQGVDRATCVPGESYLQVLDALIGSGIDLLTCRAEGGAAMMAEAYGKLTGRPGICFVTRGPGATNASPGLHIAMQDSTPMILFVGQIERGMRDREAFQELDYRATFGALAKWVVEIDDADRIPEIVARAFRVAMQGRPGPVVIALPEDMLDDTADVADAPRVEPVDAVPAQADIDTLGELLAGASNPVAIVGGSRWTPDARDAMVAFAHAQALPVAAQFRRAPLFPATDDHFIGDLGLAPNPRLIERIKAADLIVLIGGRMSEIASQSYTLLGIPNPGQKLVHVHPDPMELGRVYQPTLAINATPGAFLEAASRLAARAGDVATARADYLSWSNTPPAVPGDFQYGDVMTWLRDRLPPDAVICNGAGNFASWIHRYYRFRDFGTQLAPTSGSMGYGLPAGVMAKRQKPDSIVLTLAGDGDFLMNGQEFATAVHHDIPLIVAVIDNGIYGTIRMHQERTFPGRISATKLTNPDFAALARAYGGHGETVSTTAEFAPAFERAVASGKPAILHCLLDPQAITPTATLDGIRAAAEKR; encoded by the coding sequence ATGACCCAGCGCACCGCCGCCCGCATCCTGGTCGATCAACTCGTCGCGCAAGGCGTCGATCGCGCGACGTGCGTGCCGGGCGAAAGCTACCTGCAAGTCCTCGACGCGCTGATCGGATCGGGGATCGACCTGCTGACCTGCCGGGCCGAAGGTGGCGCGGCGATGATGGCGGAGGCGTACGGCAAGCTGACCGGGCGGCCCGGCATCTGCTTCGTGACGCGCGGGCCGGGCGCGACCAATGCCTCGCCGGGGCTGCACATCGCGATGCAGGATTCGACCCCGATGATCCTTTTCGTCGGCCAGATCGAGCGCGGCATGCGCGACCGCGAGGCGTTCCAGGAACTCGATTACCGCGCGACCTTCGGCGCGCTGGCAAAATGGGTGGTCGAGATCGACGATGCCGATCGCATCCCCGAAATCGTCGCGCGCGCGTTCCGGGTCGCGATGCAGGGGCGTCCGGGCCCGGTCGTGATCGCGCTGCCCGAGGACATGCTCGATGACACCGCCGACGTCGCGGATGCGCCTCGGGTCGAGCCGGTCGATGCGGTTCCTGCGCAGGCGGACATCGACACACTCGGCGAACTCCTCGCCGGTGCAAGCAACCCGGTCGCGATCGTCGGCGGTTCGCGCTGGACCCCCGACGCACGCGACGCGATGGTCGCCTTCGCACATGCGCAGGCCCTACCCGTCGCCGCGCAGTTCCGCCGCGCACCGCTGTTCCCGGCGACCGACGACCATTTCATCGGCGACCTTGGCCTGGCGCCCAACCCCAGGCTGATCGAGCGGATCAAGGCGGCCGACCTGATCGTGCTGATCGGCGGGCGGATGTCGGAGATCGCGTCGCAATCCTACACGCTGCTCGGCATTCCGAACCCGGGGCAGAAGCTGGTCCATGTCCATCCCGACCCGATGGAACTCGGCCGCGTCTATCAGCCGACGCTGGCGATCAACGCGACGCCGGGTGCCTTTCTGGAGGCGGCGTCGCGGCTTGCCGCACGCGCTGGCGACGTCGCCACGGCCCGCGCCGATTACCTTTCCTGGTCCAACACGCCGCCAGCAGTTCCCGGCGACTTCCAGTATGGCGACGTCATGACGTGGCTGCGCGATCGCCTCCCGCCCGATGCGGTCATCTGCAACGGCGCGGGCAATTTCGCGAGCTGGATCCACCGTTACTACCGCTTCCGCGACTTCGGCACGCAGTTGGCGCCGACCAGTGGGTCGATGGGTTACGGCCTCCCCGCCGGCGTCATGGCCAAGCGCCAGAAGCCCGACAGCATCGTCCTGACGCTGGCCGGCGACGGCGACTTCCTGATGAACGGCCAAGAGTTCGCGACCGCGGTGCACCACGACATCCCGCTGATCGTCGCGGTGATCGACAACGGCATCTACGGCACGATCCGCATGCATCAGGAGCGGACCTTCCCCGGCCGGATTTCCGCGACCAAGCTGACCAACCCCGATTTCGCCGCGCTCGCTCGCGCCTATGGCGGACATGGCGAGACGGTATCGACCACCGCCGAATTCGCCCCGGCGTTCGAGCGCGCGGTGGCGAGCGGCAAGCCGGCGATCCTGCACTGCCTGCTCGACCCGCAAGCGATCACGCCGACCGCGACGCTCGACGGCATCAGGGCGGCGGCGGAGAAGCGCTAA
- a CDS encoding LytR/AlgR family response regulator transcription factor: protein MTISVLLCDDEPLARLRLNSLLAETDDVEIMGEVPDGLQAIAFIRERSPDVVLLDMEMPGLDGAGVVERLATGAVERPPLIIFVTAFSRFAVDAFECGAVDFLTKPVRRERLYQALARARQALAGREAQRRLAELTANLPRLRDDGQPDRIWVRHGQEQVGIPIDSIDRIVAEREYVRIYSGDRTWLHRSPLSAMEKTLAESNLLRVHRSHIVAPARVAAVQRTPNGEQVLIMTSGDRVPVSRNYRAALARIDRSLYREKP from the coding sequence ATGACGATTAGCGTCCTGTTATGCGACGACGAACCGCTGGCTCGGCTGCGCCTCAATAGCCTGCTGGCCGAGACCGACGATGTCGAGATCATGGGCGAGGTGCCCGATGGTCTCCAGGCGATCGCGTTCATCCGGGAACGGTCGCCCGACGTCGTGCTGCTCGACATGGAAATGCCGGGCCTGGACGGCGCGGGCGTCGTCGAGCGCCTGGCAACCGGTGCCGTCGAACGCCCCCCGCTGATCATCTTCGTGACCGCGTTCAGTCGGTTTGCCGTCGATGCCTTCGAATGCGGTGCGGTGGATTTTCTGACCAAGCCGGTCAGGCGCGAACGCCTGTATCAAGCGCTCGCGCGGGCGCGTCAGGCGCTGGCCGGCCGCGAGGCGCAGCGACGACTGGCCGAACTGACGGCGAACCTGCCGCGATTGCGGGACGACGGGCAGCCCGACCGAATCTGGGTCCGCCACGGTCAGGAGCAAGTCGGTATCCCCATCGACAGCATCGACCGCATCGTTGCCGAACGGGAATATGTGCGGATTTACAGCGGCGACCGCACTTGGCTGCATCGTTCGCCCTTGTCGGCTATGGAAAAGACGCTCGCGGAGAGCAATCTGCTGCGCGTTCACCGGTCGCATATCGTCGCTCCGGCTCGCGTCGCCGCGGTGCAAAGGACGCCGAACGGCGAGCAAGTGCTGATCATGACGAGCGGCGATCGCGTGCCGGTCAGTAGGAATTATCGCGCGGCGCTCGCGCGCATCGACCGCTCGCTCTATCGCGAAAAGCCCTGA
- a CDS encoding phytoene desaturase family protein — MTTRYDALIIGGGHNGLVCAFYLARAGLKVRILERRDIIGGAAVTEEFAPGFRNSTASYTVSLLRPKVIADMRLHERGWRIVERTISNFFPHEDGYLKLGGGTARTQAEFARFSQKDADTFPRYEEALERVAEVLRDMALKTPPNAGGGLRALLAAAVQGKRLAGMNLEAQRDVMDLFVKSARDFLEGWYQNEFIQAAFGFDAVVGNYASPDTPGSAYVLLHHVFGEINGKKGMWGHSVGGMGAITRYMAEACAEMGVEISLEARVAKVLVDGGKAVGVRLESGEEIAATTVIANAGPALVFRQLVDRADLPADFAHRIDRFKTGSGTFRMNVALSELPDFTVLPGKEKAEHHTAGIIIAPTLDYMDHAYTDAKANGWSKQPIVEMKIPSTVDDSLAPSGQHVASLFCQQFDPAVDWDAHRETVADLIIDTVTHHAPNFKSAVIARQIHSPLDLERKFGLIGGDIFHGHMSLDQLWAARPMLGHGDYRSPIKGLYMCGSGTHPGGGVTGAPGHNAAHEILRDRSLFGRLFG; from the coding sequence ATGACCACCAGATACGACGCGCTGATCATCGGTGGTGGGCATAATGGTTTGGTTTGCGCATTCTACCTCGCGCGCGCGGGCCTGAAGGTCCGCATCCTCGAACGCCGCGACATTATCGGCGGCGCGGCGGTAACCGAGGAATTCGCGCCCGGCTTCCGCAATTCGACCGCGAGCTACACCGTCAGCCTGTTGCGGCCCAAGGTGATCGCCGACATGCGGCTCCACGAGCGCGGCTGGCGGATCGTCGAGCGGACGATCAGCAACTTTTTCCCGCACGAAGACGGCTATCTGAAGCTCGGCGGCGGCACGGCGCGAACGCAGGCCGAGTTTGCGCGCTTTTCGCAGAAGGATGCCGATACCTTCCCGCGCTACGAGGAAGCATTAGAGCGCGTCGCCGAGGTGCTGCGCGACATGGCGCTCAAGACGCCGCCCAATGCCGGCGGTGGATTGCGCGCGCTGCTCGCCGCAGCCGTCCAGGGCAAGCGGCTCGCGGGGATGAACCTCGAAGCGCAGCGCGATGTGATGGACCTGTTCGTCAAGTCGGCGCGCGACTTTCTGGAGGGTTGGTACCAGAACGAGTTCATCCAGGCCGCATTCGGGTTCGATGCGGTGGTCGGCAATTACGCCAGCCCCGACACGCCGGGCTCCGCCTATGTCCTGCTCCACCACGTGTTTGGGGAGATCAACGGCAAGAAAGGCATGTGGGGCCATAGCGTCGGCGGCATGGGCGCCATCACCCGCTACATGGCCGAAGCGTGCGCCGAGATGGGGGTCGAGATCAGCCTGGAGGCGCGGGTCGCTAAGGTGCTGGTCGATGGCGGCAAGGCGGTCGGGGTGCGGCTCGAGAGCGGCGAGGAGATCGCGGCCACTACCGTCATCGCCAATGCCGGGCCGGCGCTCGTGTTCCGCCAGTTGGTCGACCGCGCCGATCTGCCCGCCGACTTCGCCCACCGCATCGACCGCTTCAAGACCGGGTCGGGCACGTTCCGCATGAACGTCGCGCTCAGCGAATTGCCCGACTTCACGGTGCTGCCGGGCAAGGAAAAGGCCGAACACCACACCGCCGGGATCATCATCGCGCCGACGCTCGATTACATGGATCACGCCTACACCGACGCGAAGGCGAACGGCTGGTCGAAGCAACCGATCGTCGAGATGAAGATCCCGAGCACGGTCGACGACAGCCTAGCTCCGTCGGGCCAGCATGTCGCCAGCCTGTTCTGTCAGCAGTTCGATCCGGCGGTCGACTGGGATGCGCACCGCGAAACGGTAGCCGACCTGATCATCGACACCGTCACGCATCACGCGCCCAATTTCAAATCCGCGGTGATCGCGCGCCAGATCCACTCACCCCTCGACCTCGAGCGCAAGTTCGGGCTGATCGGCGGGGATATCTTCCACGGCCATATGAGCCTCGACCAACTCTGGGCCGCGCGGCCGATGCTCGGCCACGGCGATTACCGTAGCCCGATCAAGGGGCTTTATATGTGCGGCTCCGGCACGCATCCCGGCGGCGGCGTCACCGGCGCGCCGGGCCACAACGCCGCGCACGAGATTTTGCGTGACCGCAGCCTATTCGGCCGTTTGTTCGGCTAG
- a CDS encoding aromatic ring-hydroxylating oxygenase subunit alpha, which produces MARRFADIEDLDPDADWSLPGWLYTDAEYFGVETERVIRPSWQIVCHDSQIARPGDFHTIDYLGESVVVIRGDDGQVRGFSNVCRHRAMRLVEGPAGCAKKLVCPYHAWTYASDGRLTGVPMKGDYPALRLEDNGLAPVDVEIWRGFVFVRLEGDGPSVSAMMAPYDHEIAPYRFEDMRCISPVRLRDRAVNWKNVGDNYSDNLHIPVAHDGLTRLFGKSYAIEAQPWVDKMSGQIVDRISDNPWERFYQKHLPRVDHLPDANQRLWLYYKLWPNMAFDLYADQIDFMQWLPTGPTTCVLREMAFALPDDRREMKLVRYANWRINRVVNAEDTWLIERVQQGMASRSYTAGPIGASEVCLRSFAKKIRGLIPEARQHRAPASGWSRRPRPIDP; this is translated from the coding sequence ATGGCCCGCCGTTTTGCCGATATCGAGGATTTGGATCCCGACGCCGACTGGAGCTTGCCCGGCTGGCTCTACACCGATGCCGAGTATTTCGGGGTCGAGACGGAACGCGTGATCCGTCCGTCGTGGCAGATCGTGTGCCACGACAGCCAGATCGCCCGACCAGGCGATTTCCACACGATCGATTATCTCGGCGAGAGCGTCGTCGTCATCCGTGGCGACGACGGCCAGGTGCGCGGCTTCAGCAACGTCTGCCGCCACCGTGCGATGCGGCTGGTCGAAGGGCCGGCGGGATGCGCGAAGAAGCTCGTCTGTCCGTACCACGCCTGGACCTATGCGAGCGACGGGCGGCTGACCGGGGTACCGATGAAGGGCGACTATCCGGCGTTGCGGCTGGAGGACAATGGCCTGGCGCCGGTCGATGTCGAGATCTGGCGCGGGTTCGTCTTTGTCCGGCTGGAGGGCGACGGGCCATCGGTTTCCGCGATGATGGCGCCGTACGATCACGAGATCGCGCCGTATCGGTTCGAGGACATGCGCTGCATCAGCCCGGTTCGCCTGCGCGATCGCGCGGTCAACTGGAAGAATGTCGGCGACAATTATTCGGACAACCTCCACATTCCGGTCGCGCATGACGGGCTCACGCGGCTGTTCGGCAAATCCTATGCGATCGAAGCGCAGCCATGGGTCGACAAAATGTCGGGGCAGATCGTCGATCGCATCTCCGATAATCCGTGGGAGCGCTTCTACCAGAAGCACCTGCCGCGGGTGGATCATCTGCCCGACGCGAACCAGCGGCTGTGGCTCTATTACAAACTCTGGCCGAACATGGCGTTCGACCTCTACGCGGATCAGATCGATTTCATGCAGTGGCTGCCGACCGGCCCGACGACGTGCGTGCTGCGCGAGATGGCGTTCGCGTTGCCCGATGATCGCCGCGAGATGAAGCTGGTGCGCTACGCCAATTGGCGGATCAACCGCGTGGTCAATGCCGAGGACACCTGGCTGATCGAGCGCGTCCAGCAGGGCATGGCCAGCCGCAGTTACACCGCCGGCCCGATCGGGGCGAGCGAGGTGTGCCTGCGCAGCTTCGCCAAGAAGATCCGCGGCCTGATTCCCGAAGCGCGCCAGCACCGTGCCCCCGCGTCGGGCTGGAGCCGCCGACCCCGGCCGATCGATCCCTGA
- a CDS encoding sensor histidine kinase — translation MQLGANQAKAERADWRHVAVLAAGFWLLQLFSTTAQRAVFAASETPLLFIVPRSLASLMGVLITLAFWLVLRRAQSWRSMLLLIVALVPVAAMLHAAGNFLLFDLFFREENRRGATVESYAMACIGWAWAYATVGSLVAAWIYLMRGRAEERRNDLLHDLARTAQLDALRYQIRPHFLFNTLNAVAALIHVGRSTDAEAMVENLSDYMRTTLEFAQSEFVALRDEVGLQKLYLDIEQTRFPDRLATRIDVPDTLVSTPVPSLILQPLVENAIKHGVARGRGLTRIDILVEDQPTGVSLKVSNDAEAQEAPASGHRIGLDNVRRRLELLYGEQASFAAGFNSMNRFEVSFTIPRPSADDD, via the coding sequence GTGCAGCTCGGGGCGAACCAGGCAAAGGCGGAAAGGGCCGATTGGCGGCACGTCGCCGTCCTTGCCGCCGGATTCTGGCTGCTGCAGCTCTTTTCGACCACGGCCCAGCGCGCGGTGTTCGCTGCGTCCGAAACGCCGCTGCTTTTCATCGTGCCGCGGTCGCTGGCGTCGCTGATGGGCGTGCTGATCACGCTCGCATTCTGGCTCGTGCTGCGCCGCGCGCAGAGCTGGCGGTCGATGCTGCTGCTGATCGTGGCCCTGGTTCCGGTTGCAGCCATGCTGCATGCGGCCGGCAATTTCCTGTTGTTCGACCTGTTCTTCAGGGAAGAGAATCGCCGTGGGGCGACGGTGGAATCCTATGCCATGGCGTGCATCGGCTGGGCGTGGGCCTATGCGACCGTGGGCAGTCTGGTGGCCGCCTGGATCTATCTGATGCGGGGTCGCGCCGAAGAGCGCCGGAACGACCTGCTGCACGATCTCGCGCGCACGGCGCAACTCGACGCCCTTCGCTATCAGATACGGCCGCACTTCCTGTTCAATACGCTGAACGCGGTAGCGGCGCTGATCCATGTCGGCCGCAGCACGGATGCCGAAGCGATGGTCGAGAATCTGTCCGATTACATGCGCACCACCCTGGAATTCGCGCAGTCGGAATTCGTCGCGCTCCGCGATGAGGTCGGTTTGCAAAAGCTCTATCTCGATATCGAGCAGACGCGTTTTCCGGATCGCCTGGCGACACGGATCGACGTGCCGGACACGCTCGTCTCGACGCCCGTTCCCAGCCTGATCCTGCAGCCGCTGGTCGAAAACGCGATCAAGCACGGGGTCGCGCGCGGTCGCGGGCTGACGCGGATCGACATCTTGGTCGAGGACCAGCCCACCGGGGTATCGCTGAAAGTCTCGAACGACGCCGAGGCCCAAGAAGCGCCGGCGTCCGGCCATCGCATCGGTCTCGACAATGTGCGCCGGCGTCTCGAACTGCTTTACGGTGAGCAAGCTTCCTTTGCCGCCGGGTTCAATAGTATGAACCGGTTCGAGGTCAGCTTCACGATCCCGAGACCGTCCGCCGATGACGATTAG
- a CDS encoding AI-2E family transporter: MPSPTPDARRGIIARATLIALLVALGLWIVAGFLPALIWAVVIAVAIDPLVDRAEARFPTTSRSLIALLFTLAFALIVLVPIGFGIAQGAREAHDIIGWIAQARHDGVPPPAWIAALPFGSSELTNWWRDHFADPVAATAYLDGLNHTLIATNGTLIGKGIAHRSVIFGFTLLALFFLVRDRDAIVAQCRRASEKMLGPTGERIGHQALLSVRGTIDGLVLVGLGVGVVMTVVYFVLGVPHPVLLGVFTALAAMIPFGPVVAFVIAALLLLAQGSVGGAIAVAVIGFGVEFVAGHFVRPLLIGGATKLPFLWVLIGILGGVETLGLLGLFVGPATMAVLVMLWRELVESDATPVA, from the coding sequence ATGCCCAGCCCGACCCCCGATGCCCGCCGCGGCATTATCGCCCGCGCCACGCTGATCGCCTTACTCGTCGCGCTCGGGCTGTGGATCGTCGCCGGTTTCCTGCCCGCCCTGATCTGGGCGGTCGTGATCGCCGTCGCGATCGATCCGTTGGTCGATCGTGCCGAAGCACGCTTTCCCACGACATCGCGCAGCCTGATCGCCCTACTCTTCACGCTCGCCTTCGCGCTGATCGTGCTCGTCCCGATCGGATTCGGGATCGCGCAGGGCGCGCGCGAGGCACACGACATTATCGGCTGGATCGCCCAGGCGCGACACGACGGGGTACCGCCGCCGGCGTGGATCGCGGCCTTGCCGTTCGGCAGCAGCGAGCTAACCAATTGGTGGCGCGACCATTTCGCCGATCCGGTCGCGGCGACCGCCTATCTCGACGGGCTCAACCACACGCTGATCGCGACCAACGGCACGCTGATCGGCAAGGGGATCGCGCATCGTTCGGTGATCTTCGGCTTCACGCTGTTGGCCTTGTTCTTCCTGGTCCGCGACCGCGACGCGATCGTCGCACAATGCCGCCGCGCGAGCGAGAAGATGCTCGGCCCGACCGGCGAGCGGATCGGACATCAGGCATTGCTGTCGGTGCGCGGGACGATCGATGGGCTGGTGTTGGTCGGGCTCGGCGTCGGCGTGGTGATGACGGTGGTCTATTTCGTGCTCGGCGTGCCGCACCCGGTCCTGCTCGGCGTGTTCACCGCGCTGGCGGCGATGATCCCGTTCGGCCCGGTCGTCGCCTTCGTCATCGCCGCGTTGCTGTTGCTCGCGCAAGGATCGGTCGGCGGCGCCATCGCGGTCGCCGTGATCGGTTTCGGCGTCGAGTTCGTCGCCGGCCATTTCGTCCGCCCGCTGTTGATCGGGGGCGCGACCAAACTGCCGTTCTTGTGGGTGCTGATCGGCATTCTGGGCGGAGTAGAGACGCTGGGGCTGCTCGGGCTGTTCGTCGGTCCCGCGACGATGGCGGTGCTGGTGATGCTGTGGCGCGAACTGGTCGAGAGCGACGCCACGCCGGTGGCTTGA
- a CDS encoding NAD-dependent succinate-semialdehyde dehydrogenase: MTDYPAQLGLYIDGEWISGGGRDTHRLLNPATGEGQADLPLATIADLDRALAAAERGFAEWRKVAPEARAVILNRAAALIRERAEHIARVATMEQGKPFAEAKGEVLASAGLIEFHAAEGQRVYGRVLMRPPGMRSMVLHQPVGPVAAFCAWNFPALNVVRKVAPAIAAGCSIILKPSEETPGSAVEVMRCFQDAGLPGNIAQIVFGVPDQISRHLLASPVTKKLSFTGSVPVGKALMKLAADSVMRMTMELGGHSPVLVFDDCDLQKTLDTLVAHKFRNAGQVCVSPTRFHVQQGIYDRFVEGFAERTKKMSIGNGLDAASNMGPMANSRRPDAIAAMVEDARSIGARVLAGGGPGDGGGFFYQPTVIADVPLEAKAMNDEPFGPVALIRPFATDEDAVAEANRLPYGLAAYCFTENGRRQNMLSETVEAGMIAINQVRLTWPDAPFGGVKESGFGSEDGPEGVAAHMITKAVHIA; encoded by the coding sequence ATGACGGACTATCCTGCACAGCTCGGCCTCTACATCGACGGCGAATGGATCAGCGGCGGCGGGCGCGACACGCACCGGCTGCTCAACCCCGCGACCGGTGAAGGCCAGGCCGATCTGCCGCTGGCGACGATCGCCGATCTCGACCGCGCGCTGGCCGCGGCGGAGCGCGGGTTCGCCGAATGGCGCAAGGTCGCACCGGAAGCGCGCGCGGTCATCCTCAACCGGGCGGCGGCGCTGATCCGCGAGCGTGCCGAACACATCGCGCGCGTCGCGACGATGGAACAGGGCAAGCCGTTCGCCGAGGCCAAGGGCGAAGTGCTCGCTTCGGCCGGGCTGATCGAGTTCCACGCCGCCGAGGGCCAGCGCGTCTATGGCCGCGTCCTGATGCGCCCGCCAGGGATGCGCAGCATGGTGCTGCACCAGCCGGTCGGCCCGGTCGCGGCATTCTGCGCGTGGAATTTCCCGGCGCTCAACGTCGTGCGCAAGGTGGCACCGGCGATCGCGGCAGGCTGCTCGATTATCCTCAAGCCGAGCGAGGAGACGCCGGGCAGCGCGGTCGAGGTGATGCGCTGTTTCCAGGACGCCGGGCTGCCCGGCAACATCGCGCAGATCGTGTTCGGCGTGCCCGACCAGATTTCGCGCCATCTGCTCGCGTCGCCGGTGACCAAAAAGCTGAGCTTCACCGGCTCGGTGCCGGTCGGCAAGGCGCTGATGAAGCTCGCCGCAGACAGCGTGATGCGGATGACGATGGAGTTGGGCGGGCACTCGCCGGTGCTGGTGTTCGACGATTGCGATCTGCAGAAGACGCTGGATACGTTGGTCGCGCACAAGTTCAGGAATGCGGGACAGGTCTGCGTGTCGCCGACACGCTTCCACGTGCAGCAGGGAATTTACGACCGCTTCGTCGAGGGGTTCGCCGAACGGACGAAGAAGATGAGCATCGGCAACGGTCTGGATGCCGCGAGCAATATGGGTCCGATGGCGAACTCGCGGCGGCCTGACGCCATCGCCGCGATGGTCGAGGATGCGCGGAGCATCGGCGCGCGCGTGCTGGCGGGCGGTGGGCCGGGCGACGGCGGCGGTTTCTTCTACCAGCCGACCGTGATCGCCGACGTGCCGCTGGAGGCAAAGGCAATGAACGACGAGCCGTTCGGCCCGGTCGCACTAATCCGCCCGTTCGCGACCGACGAAGACGCCGTCGCCGAAGCCAACCGCCTGCCCTACGGCCTCGCCGCCTATTGCTTCACCGAGAACGGGCGACGCCAAAACATGCTGAGCGAGACGGTCGAAGCCGGGATGATAGCGATCAACCAGGTCCGCCTGACCTGGCCCGACGCGCCGTTCGGCGGGGTCAAGGAATCGGGCTTCGGGTCGGAGGACGGCCCCGAAGGCGTCGCCGCGCACATGATCACGAAGGCAGTCCATATCGCATGA